The Mycolicibacterium lutetiense genome window below encodes:
- a CDS encoding MgtC/SapB family protein: MTTAEMLLRLGAGVGLGALIGLERQYRARMAGLRTNALVAAGATLFVLLSAHGFAGATADPTRVAAQIVSGIGFLGGGVILREGLTVRGLNTAATLWCSAAVGALAGAGMYAVAAVGAGVVVAVHVILRPVGTFVDRQPDTGTETPTTYTFRALADDSAEAHVRTVLVDALSRTDFALQSVQSSHMADGGRVEVCATLRAPERDDKGMETAVSRLSFEPSVISVRWQIDEAGTNEGQD, translated from the coding sequence GCCGGAGTGGGCCTGGGTGCGTTGATCGGACTGGAGCGCCAGTACCGGGCGCGCATGGCGGGGCTACGCACCAATGCGCTGGTGGCGGCCGGGGCGACGCTTTTCGTGTTGCTCTCGGCGCACGGCTTCGCCGGCGCGACCGCGGACCCGACCCGGGTGGCGGCCCAGATCGTTTCCGGTATCGGTTTTCTCGGCGGCGGGGTGATCCTGCGTGAGGGATTGACTGTGCGTGGGCTGAACACCGCGGCCACCCTGTGGTGTTCAGCTGCCGTCGGGGCACTCGCCGGTGCCGGGATGTACGCCGTGGCGGCCGTCGGTGCCGGTGTGGTGGTTGCCGTGCATGTGATCCTGCGGCCGGTAGGGACTTTCGTCGACCGTCAGCCTGATACCGGAACCGAAACTCCGACCACCTACACGTTCCGCGCGCTGGCCGATGACAGCGCCGAGGCACATGTACGCACCGTTCTGGTCGATGCGTTGTCCCGCACTGATTTTGCCCTGCAGTCGGTGCAGAGCTCTCACATGGCCGACGGTGGCCGTGTCGAGGTGTGCGCGACCCTGAGGGCTCCCGAGCGTGACGACAAGGGGATGGAGACCGCGGTCAGCCGGCTGTCGTTCGAGCCCTCGGTGATCAGTGTGCGCTGGCAGATCGACGAAGCCGGAACCAACGAGGGTCAGGACTGA
- a CDS encoding ABC transporter permease, translated as MAVTQTFPTPGALSRPARSMAADVLVFVGAAAVLWAVVRLAQSAAGPWEVASAPSSVSTELADLPYYAGRSLLRMFSALGLSLVFTFVYATAAARLRRAEKVLIPLLDILQSVPILGFLSITITGFIALFPGSELGLEFAAIFAIFTSQAWNMTFSFYYSLKSQPRELDEACRLLRLSRWQRFWRVDLPGGMIPLVWNGMMSFGGGWFFLTAAEALSVNNHNFALPGIGAYVAAASDAGELNKVMAAVAVMIALVIGVNVLFWRPLTAWAERFRMEDSEAAQAPRSLTLDVLRRSNISRLVGRPLGILVYPMDRVMAVFGIAERPLRTAVGRRRLGDWVFGAVLAVLVGYGCYRAIGYISTTVGLSEVGHALLLGLATFARVVVLVAVATVIWVPVGVWIGLNPKVSRLAQPIVQVLASFPANFLFPLVTAVLLFTGVSLNIGGILLMALGAQWYILFNVIAGASAIPNDLREAAANLRLPRMLWWRKLILPAIFPSYVTGGITAAGGAWNASIVAEVVSFNGTTLTATGLGAYITEATGAGDGGRILVGVMVMSMYVVATNRLFWRRLYALSERRFSLS; from the coding sequence ATGGCTGTGACGCAGACTTTTCCGACTCCGGGCGCGCTGTCGCGGCCCGCTCGCAGCATGGCGGCCGACGTGCTGGTCTTCGTCGGAGCGGCCGCCGTGCTGTGGGCAGTCGTGCGGTTGGCGCAGAGCGCCGCGGGGCCATGGGAAGTGGCCTCGGCACCGTCCTCGGTGTCTACCGAGCTGGCGGATCTGCCTTACTACGCCGGCCGGTCATTGCTGCGCATGTTCTCCGCGCTCGGGCTCTCGCTCGTGTTCACCTTCGTCTATGCCACCGCTGCGGCGCGGTTGCGGCGGGCTGAGAAGGTGCTGATCCCACTACTGGACATCCTGCAATCGGTACCGATCCTGGGTTTCCTGTCGATCACCATCACTGGTTTCATCGCGTTGTTCCCCGGCTCGGAACTCGGGTTGGAGTTCGCGGCGATCTTCGCGATCTTCACGTCGCAGGCCTGGAACATGACGTTCTCGTTCTACTACTCGCTCAAATCGCAGCCGCGTGAACTGGATGAGGCCTGCCGTCTGCTGAGACTTTCCCGGTGGCAACGGTTCTGGCGGGTCGATCTGCCCGGCGGCATGATCCCGCTGGTATGGAACGGCATGATGAGTTTCGGAGGCGGCTGGTTCTTTCTCACCGCGGCCGAGGCGCTCAGCGTCAACAACCACAATTTCGCTCTGCCGGGGATCGGTGCATACGTCGCCGCCGCGAGCGACGCGGGTGAACTGAACAAGGTAATGGCGGCGGTCGCGGTGATGATCGCGTTGGTCATCGGGGTGAACGTGCTGTTCTGGCGCCCGCTGACAGCCTGGGCCGAACGATTCCGGATGGAAGACTCCGAGGCGGCGCAGGCTCCACGCAGCCTCACCCTCGATGTGTTGCGCCGCTCGAATATCTCGCGCCTGGTGGGGCGTCCGCTCGGGATACTGGTTTACCCGATGGACCGGGTGATGGCGGTATTCGGTATCGCCGAGCGCCCGTTGCGGACAGCGGTAGGCCGGCGCCGGTTGGGGGACTGGGTGTTCGGGGCCGTGCTGGCCGTATTGGTCGGGTACGGGTGCTACCGCGCGATCGGCTACATCTCGACGACTGTCGGGCTGAGCGAGGTGGGTCATGCGCTGCTGCTCGGCCTGGCCACCTTCGCCCGGGTGGTGGTGTTGGTGGCGGTCGCGACCGTGATCTGGGTTCCGGTGGGGGTGTGGATCGGATTGAACCCCAAGGTGTCCCGGTTGGCGCAACCGATTGTTCAGGTGCTGGCGTCGTTTCCGGCGAACTTTCTGTTCCCACTGGTCACCGCGGTACTGCTGTTCACCGGGGTGAGTCTGAACATCGGCGGCATCCTGTTGATGGCACTCGGTGCGCAGTGGTACATCTTGTTCAACGTCATCGCCGGCGCCAGTGCAATCCCCAACGATCTTCGCGAGGCTGCCGCCAATCTTCGGTTGCCACGAATGCTGTGGTGGCGCAAGCTGATTCTGCCTGCGATCTTCCCCAGCTATGTCACGGGCGGTATCACCGCCGCGGGCGGGGCCTGGAACGCCTCGATCGTCGCCGAAGTGGTCAGCTTCAACGGCACCACGCTGACCGCAACGGGACTGGGCGCCTACATCACCGAGGCGACGGGGGCAGGGGACGGCGGCCGGATCCTGGTCGGTGTGATGGTCATGAGCATGTACGTGGTGGCGACCAATCGGCTGTTCTGGCGACGTCTGTACGCATTGTCCGAACGTCGATTCTCCTTGTCCTGA
- a CDS encoding ABC transporter ATP-binding protein yields the protein MTDNVLVSVDGVSKSFTGSAGDSLQVLDDIKLDLRSREIVALLGRSGSGKSTLLRTIAGLIAPTSGSVRYRGTELNGANPGTAMVFQTFALMPWLTVQDNVELGLAARGVPPSRRRAQALAAIDMIGLDGFESAYPKELSGGMRQRVGFARALVLEPDLLLMDEPFSALDVLTAENLRTELMALWTGGQFPTQAICLVTHNIEEAVLLADRVIVLGANPGRIRAEVSVDLARPRDRRAPAFEALVDKLYELLTGTESGAAPPEPTEATPTSAPLPDATVGGLAGLVEIVYARGGKADLPDIATELNFEIDDLLPLVDAAAMLGFLHVRHGDLELTATGGEFTTADIQSSKRIFAEQARTRAPLVRTISTALGRSSDGNLRAGFFLDLLRRGFGPQDAQRQLDIAIDWGRYAELFDYDTDTDQISADPVGAVSARYGPRGRG from the coding sequence ATGACTGACAACGTTTTGGTCAGCGTCGACGGCGTGAGTAAGAGCTTCACGGGTTCGGCCGGTGACTCCCTGCAGGTACTCGACGACATCAAACTGGACCTACGGTCCCGTGAGATCGTGGCGCTGCTGGGCCGGTCCGGCTCGGGCAAGTCGACGCTGTTGCGCACGATCGCCGGTCTGATCGCGCCGACCAGTGGTTCGGTGCGCTACCGCGGCACCGAACTCAACGGGGCAAATCCGGGTACGGCGATGGTGTTTCAGACGTTCGCGCTGATGCCGTGGCTGACCGTGCAAGACAATGTCGAACTCGGCCTGGCCGCCCGTGGCGTGCCGCCTTCGCGGCGGCGGGCGCAGGCATTGGCCGCGATCGACATGATCGGTCTCGACGGGTTCGAATCGGCCTACCCCAAGGAGCTTTCCGGCGGTATGCGGCAACGGGTCGGTTTCGCCCGGGCACTGGTACTCGAACCCGACCTGCTGTTGATGGACGAACCGTTCTCTGCGCTGGACGTTCTGACCGCTGAGAACCTGCGTACCGAGCTGATGGCGCTGTGGACCGGGGGCCAGTTCCCGACCCAGGCGATCTGTCTCGTGACCCACAACATCGAGGAGGCGGTGCTGCTCGCCGATCGGGTCATCGTGCTGGGCGCCAACCCCGGCCGCATCCGCGCCGAGGTCAGCGTGGACCTGGCCCGGCCCCGGGACCGTCGCGCGCCGGCATTCGAGGCCTTGGTCGACAAGCTCTACGAGCTGTTGACCGGCACCGAATCCGGAGCGGCGCCGCCCGAGCCAACCGAGGCCACCCCGACGAGCGCCCCACTGCCGGACGCCACGGTCGGCGGCCTGGCCGGGCTGGTGGAGATCGTCTACGCCAGGGGCGGAAAAGCCGATCTGCCCGACATCGCCACCGAACTCAACTTCGAGATCGACGACCTGTTGCCGCTCGTGGACGCCGCGGCCATGCTCGGATTTCTCCACGTGCGACACGGTGACCTCGAATTGACGGCAACCGGAGGCGAATTCACCACCGCCGACATCCAGTCCAGTAAGCGGATCTTCGCCGAGCAGGCGCGCACTCGCGCGCCACTCGTCCGCACCATCTCTACGGCGCTGGGCAGGAGCTCCGACGGAAATCTGCGTGCCGGGTTCTTCCTGGATCTGCTCCGGCGTGGGTTCGGGCCCCAAGACGCGCAGCGTCAGCTCGACATCGCGATCGACTGGGGCCGCTATGCCGAGCTGTTCGACTACGACACCGACACCGACCAGATCTCGGCCGATCCGGTCGGGGCAGTGTCAGCGCGGTATGGCCCGCGCGGCCGCGGCTGA
- a CDS encoding SDR family NAD(P)-dependent oxidoreductase, which yields MEGFAGKVAVVTGAGSGIGQALAIELGRSGAKLAISDVDTEGLAVTEERLKAIGAEVKSDRLDVTEREAFLLYADAVKEHFGKVNQIYNNAGIAFTGDVEVSGFKDIERVMDVDYWGVVNGTKAFLPHLIASGDGHVVNVSSLFGIFSVPGQAAYNSAKFAVRGFTEALRQEMIVAKHPVKVTCVHPGGIKTAIARNATAVEGIDTKELAQAFDQKLAKTSPQKAATIILEAVRKDKARVLVGPDAKILDIIVRITGSGYQRLFSAAAARAIPR from the coding sequence ATGGAGGGCTTCGCCGGAAAGGTCGCCGTCGTCACCGGCGCCGGATCAGGCATCGGACAGGCGTTGGCCATCGAACTCGGACGGTCCGGGGCCAAGTTGGCGATCAGCGACGTCGACACCGAAGGTCTGGCTGTCACGGAGGAACGGCTCAAGGCGATCGGTGCAGAGGTGAAGTCCGACCGGCTCGACGTCACCGAGCGTGAGGCGTTCCTGCTGTACGCCGACGCGGTCAAGGAGCACTTCGGCAAGGTCAACCAGATCTACAACAACGCGGGTATCGCCTTCACCGGTGACGTCGAGGTCAGCGGGTTCAAGGACATCGAGCGGGTGATGGACGTCGACTACTGGGGCGTCGTCAACGGCACCAAGGCGTTCCTGCCGCACCTGATCGCGTCGGGCGACGGACACGTCGTCAACGTCTCGAGCTTGTTCGGCATCTTCTCGGTTCCGGGCCAGGCGGCCTACAACTCGGCCAAGTTCGCGGTCCGCGGCTTCACCGAGGCCCTGCGTCAGGAAATGATCGTGGCCAAGCACCCGGTCAAGGTGACATGCGTGCATCCGGGCGGCATCAAGACCGCCATCGCGCGCAACGCCACCGCGGTCGAGGGGATCGATACCAAGGAACTCGCCCAGGCCTTCGACCAGAAGCTGGCCAAAACCAGCCCGCAGAAGGCCGCCACGATCATCCTCGAGGCGGTGCGCAAGGACAAGGCACGCGTGCTCGTCGGGCCCGACGCCAAGATCCTCGACATCATCGTGCGGATCACCGGCTCGGGCTACCAGCGGCTGTTCTCAGCCGCGGCCGCGCGGGCCATACCGCGCTGA
- a CDS encoding helix-turn-helix domain-containing protein, which produces MVRTPLSPEQVAAGRRLGAALRTARGSRTLEEVARSAGISPETLRKIETGRLPSPAFGTIIGLSDALGVPLETLAEVWRPVAAAAS; this is translated from the coding sequence GTGGTCCGCACCCCGCTGAGTCCCGAGCAAGTCGCCGCAGGCCGCCGGCTCGGCGCCGCGTTGCGCACCGCGCGCGGCAGTCGCACCCTCGAAGAGGTCGCCCGATCCGCGGGCATATCCCCCGAGACCCTGCGCAAGATCGAAACCGGCCGTCTCCCCTCCCCGGCATTCGGCACCATCATCGGACTGAGCGACGCCCTCGGAGTCCCGCTGGAGACGCTGGCCGAGGTATGGCGGCCGGTGGCCGCGGCAGCGTCCTAG
- the map gene encoding type I methionyl aminopeptidase has translation MIELKTADEIERMRVTGRFVAEVLAELSGLADVGVNLLDLELHARDMVTRRGAESCYWDYDPSFGRGPFRNVICLSVNDAVLHGLPHDYRLTDGDLLTLDFAVSIDGWVADAARTVIVGTPADADVRLVRATEEALAAGTAAALPGNRLGDISAAIGAVAADYGYPVNVEFGGHGLGRTMHEDPHVPNRGKAGRGMMLRAGMTLALEPWFAAGTHRIVLDRDGWTIRSADGSRSAHTENTVAITESGPLVLTC, from the coding sequence ATGATCGAGTTGAAGACCGCCGACGAGATCGAGCGAATGCGGGTCACCGGGCGCTTCGTGGCCGAGGTGCTCGCCGAGCTGAGTGGGCTCGCCGATGTCGGGGTCAACCTCCTCGACCTCGAACTTCACGCCCGCGACATGGTCACACGCCGCGGTGCCGAGTCGTGTTACTGGGACTACGACCCGTCATTCGGCCGTGGCCCGTTTCGCAACGTCATCTGCCTGTCGGTCAACGATGCTGTGCTGCACGGACTTCCACACGATTACCGGCTGACTGACGGCGACTTGCTCACCCTGGACTTCGCGGTGTCCATTGACGGCTGGGTTGCCGACGCGGCCCGCACCGTGATCGTCGGGACACCAGCGGACGCAGACGTGCGGCTGGTGCGGGCCACCGAGGAAGCGTTGGCCGCAGGCACTGCCGCCGCGCTCCCCGGCAACCGGCTCGGTGACATCTCGGCCGCCATCGGCGCGGTCGCCGCCGATTACGGCTACCCGGTCAACGTCGAATTCGGCGGGCACGGCCTGGGCCGGACCATGCACGAGGATCCGCATGTACCGAATCGCGGCAAGGCCGGCCGCGGCATGATGCTGCGGGCGGGGATGACGTTGGCGCTGGAACCGTGGTTCGCCGCGGGCACCCACCGCATCGTTCTCGATCGCGACGGCTGGACCATCCGATCCGCCGATGGCTCCCGCTCCGCCCACACCGAGAACACCGTCGCGATCACCGAATCGGGCCCGCTCGTATTAACTTGCTAG
- a CDS encoding MFS transporter: MTPVAVPVQASPAAPTDPRTVRTAVLASVLGTTIEWYDFFLYATAASLVFNHTFFPDQSSFVGTMLAFATFAVGFLVRPIGGFVFGHIGDRIGRKKTLALTMLLMGTATALMGVLPTAAQIGVLAPILLLVLRVVQGFALGGEWAGAVLLAVEHSPRHRRGLFGSIPQVGLALGLALGTGVFVLLQLWLPTEAFQSYGWRIAFLLSVVLVAFGVVVRFRVAETPEFEHLRDVDERAAVPVKEIFRAPALRSTLLGLLSRWGEGAAFNTWGVFTIAYATTTLHLGKVPVLAVVTAAALLMAVLLPVSGLLADRFSPKAVYASGIAAYALVVFPAFALFDTGSIAAYAVGMLLAFGVIHAWFYGAQGTLYASLFPTRIRYTGLSTVYQLSGVYASGLTPMILTALIAVGGGTPWLACGYLVATAVISVVATLLLRPEH, translated from the coding sequence TTGACCCCGGTCGCGGTACCCGTCCAGGCCAGCCCAGCAGCACCCACCGACCCGAGAACCGTGCGCACCGCGGTGCTGGCGAGCGTGCTCGGGACGACGATCGAGTGGTACGACTTCTTCCTGTACGCCACGGCCGCAAGCCTGGTGTTCAACCACACCTTCTTTCCGGACCAGAGCTCATTCGTCGGCACGATGCTGGCGTTCGCCACCTTCGCGGTCGGGTTCCTGGTCCGGCCCATCGGCGGATTCGTCTTCGGCCACATCGGAGACCGGATCGGCCGCAAGAAGACGCTTGCACTGACCATGCTGTTGATGGGCACGGCCACCGCGCTGATGGGTGTGCTGCCCACCGCGGCACAGATCGGCGTGCTGGCCCCGATCCTGCTTCTGGTGTTGCGGGTGGTGCAGGGATTCGCCCTCGGCGGCGAATGGGCCGGCGCGGTACTGCTGGCCGTCGAGCACAGCCCCCGTCATCGCCGCGGATTGTTCGGCAGCATCCCTCAGGTCGGGCTTGCCCTGGGCCTGGCCCTTGGCACCGGGGTGTTCGTGCTGCTGCAGCTGTGGTTGCCGACCGAGGCATTCCAGAGCTACGGGTGGCGGATCGCGTTCCTTCTCAGCGTTGTCCTGGTGGCCTTCGGGGTCGTGGTGCGATTCCGGGTGGCCGAGACCCCGGAGTTCGAGCACCTGCGCGACGTCGACGAACGCGCGGCGGTACCCGTGAAGGAGATCTTCCGGGCCCCGGCGCTGCGCTCCACATTGCTCGGTCTGCTGTCGCGCTGGGGCGAGGGCGCCGCGTTCAACACCTGGGGCGTGTTCACCATCGCCTACGCCACCACCACGCTGCATCTGGGCAAGGTTCCAGTCCTGGCGGTGGTGACCGCGGCGGCGCTGCTCATGGCCGTCCTGCTGCCGGTGTCAGGTCTGCTGGCCGACCGGTTCAGCCCGAAGGCGGTCTACGCGTCGGGCATCGCCGCCTACGCCCTCGTGGTCTTCCCGGCATTCGCATTGTTCGACACCGGCAGTATCGCGGCGTATGCGGTGGGAATGTTGTTGGCGTTCGGTGTCATTCACGCCTGGTTCTACGGCGCGCAGGGCACGCTGTACGCATCACTGTTCCCGACCCGCATCCGCTACACCGGGCTGTCGACGGTGTACCAGCTGTCCGGCGTGTACGCCTCGGGTCTGACCCCGATGATCCTCACAGCACTGATTGCCGTGGGCGGCGGCACGCCGTGGTTGGCCTGTGGATATTTGGTGGCGACCGCGGTGATCAGCGTCGTCGCCACGCTGTTGCTACGCCCCGAGCACTAA
- a CDS encoding multifunctional oxoglutarate decarboxylase/oxoglutarate dehydrogenase thiamine pyrophosphate-binding subunit/dihydrolipoyllysine-residue succinyltransferase subunit: protein MSSSPSPFGQNEWLVEEMYRKFREDPSSVDPSWHEFLVDYSPEPTTDNTVANGQMTAPAAPAAPAAAPAATPAAPAKAAAPAKAAPAKPAAPAKPAPAPAPAPAPAEGDETQILRGAAAAVVKNMNASLEVPTATSVRAIPAKAMIDNRVVINNHLKRTRGGKVSFTHLLGYAIVQAVKKFPNMNRHFAEANGKPAAITPAHTNLGLAIDLPGKDGNRSLVVAAIKRCETMHFGQFIAAYEDIVRRARDGKLTAEDFSGVTISLTNPGTIGTVHSVPRLMQGQGAIIGAGAMEYPAEFQGASDERIADLGIGKLITLTSTYDHRIIQGAESGDFLRTIHQFLLDDEFFDEIFRELGIPYEPVRWRTDNPDSIGDKNARVIELIAAYRNRGHLMADIDPLRLDNTRFRSHPDLDVNTHGLTLWDLDREFKVDGFSGKQYMKLRDVLSVLRDAYCRHIGVEYTHILEPEQQRWLQERVEIKHDKPTVAEQKYILSKLNAAEAFETFLQTKYVGQKRFSLEGAETVIPMMDAAIDQCAEHALDEVVIGMPHRGRLNVLANIVGKPYSQIFTEFEGNLNPSQAHGSGDVKYHLGATGTYIQMFGENDIEVSLTANPSHLEAVDPVLEGLVRAKQDLLDPGQDADVSGEYPVVPLMLHGDAAFAGQGVVAETLNLALLDGYTTGGTIHIVVNNQIGFTTAPTDSRSSEYCTDVAKMIGAPIFHVNGDDPEACAWVARLAVDFRQAFKKDVVIDMLCYRRRGHNEGDDPSMTQPYMYDVIDTKRGSRKAYTESLIGRGDISMKEAEDALRDYQGQLERVFNEVRELEKHAAEPSESVESDQQIPQRLATAVDKSLLARIGDAHLALPDGFTVHPRVKPVLEKRREMAYEGKVDWAFAELLALGSLIADGKLIRLSGQDTQRGTFTQRHSVIVDRKTGEEFTPLQLLATNIDGTPTGGKFLVYNSALSEYAAVGFEYGYSVGNPDAMVLWEAQFGDFVNGAQSIIDEFISSGEAKWGQLSDVVLLLPHGHEGQGPDHTSGRIERFLQLWAEGSMTISVPSTPANYFHLLRRHGMDGIQRPLIVFTPKSMLRNKAAVSDIRDFTEQKFRSVLEEPAYTDGEGDRSKVTRVLLCCGKIYYDLAARKAKDNRDDVAIVRLEQLAPLPRRRLAETLDRYPNATEKFWVQEEPANQGAWPSLGLTLPEVLPDYFTPMKRISRRAMSAPSSGSSKVHAVEQQEIIDLAFG, encoded by the coding sequence GTGAGCAGTTCACCTTCACCATTCGGGCAGAACGAGTGGTTGGTCGAGGAGATGTATCGCAAGTTCCGCGAGGATCCCTCTTCGGTGGATCCGAGTTGGCACGAATTTCTGGTCGACTACTCCCCTGAACCCACCACCGACAACACCGTCGCCAACGGTCAGATGACCGCACCGGCAGCACCTGCCGCGCCCGCCGCCGCACCGGCAGCAACTCCCGCTGCGCCCGCCAAAGCGGCTGCGCCCGCCAAGGCCGCACCGGCCAAGCCGGCTGCGCCCGCCAAGCCGGCCCCCGCCCCCGCCCCCGCCCCCGCCCCTGCCGAGGGTGACGAGACACAGATACTGCGCGGCGCCGCAGCGGCCGTCGTCAAGAACATGAACGCCTCGCTGGAGGTGCCCACCGCGACCAGCGTCCGGGCCATCCCGGCCAAGGCGATGATCGACAACCGCGTCGTCATCAACAACCATCTCAAGCGCACCCGCGGCGGCAAGGTCAGCTTCACCCACCTGCTCGGCTACGCGATCGTGCAGGCGGTCAAGAAGTTCCCCAACATGAACCGGCACTTCGCCGAGGCCAACGGCAAACCCGCCGCGATCACCCCGGCGCATACCAACCTGGGCCTGGCCATCGACCTGCCCGGCAAGGACGGCAACCGGTCGCTCGTCGTCGCCGCCATCAAGCGTTGCGAGACAATGCATTTCGGCCAGTTCATCGCGGCCTACGAGGATATCGTGCGCCGCGCCCGCGACGGCAAGCTGACCGCCGAGGACTTCTCAGGCGTGACCATCTCCCTGACCAACCCCGGCACCATCGGCACCGTGCACTCGGTACCGCGGCTCATGCAGGGCCAGGGCGCCATCATCGGCGCCGGGGCCATGGAGTACCCCGCCGAGTTCCAGGGGGCCAGCGACGAACGCATCGCCGACCTGGGCATCGGCAAGCTGATCACCCTGACCTCGACCTACGACCACCGCATCATCCAGGGTGCGGAATCGGGCGACTTCCTGCGCACCATCCACCAGTTCCTGCTCGACGATGAATTCTTCGACGAGATCTTCCGCGAACTCGGCATCCCTTACGAGCCGGTGCGCTGGCGCACCGACAACCCGGACTCCATCGGCGACAAGAATGCCCGCGTCATCGAGCTGATCGCGGCATACCGCAACCGCGGCCACCTGATGGCCGACATCGACCCGCTGCGCCTGGACAACACCCGGTTCCGCAGCCACCCCGACCTCGACGTCAACACCCACGGGCTGACGCTGTGGGACCTCGACCGCGAGTTCAAGGTCGACGGGTTCTCCGGCAAGCAGTACATGAAACTGCGCGACGTGCTCTCGGTGCTGCGCGACGCCTACTGCCGTCACATCGGTGTCGAGTACACCCACATCCTCGAGCCGGAGCAGCAACGCTGGCTGCAGGAGCGCGTCGAGATCAAGCACGACAAGCCGACCGTCGCCGAGCAGAAGTACATCCTGAGCAAGCTCAACGCGGCCGAGGCATTCGAGACCTTCCTGCAGACCAAATACGTCGGCCAGAAGCGGTTCTCACTTGAAGGCGCAGAGACCGTCATCCCGATGATGGACGCCGCGATCGACCAGTGCGCCGAGCACGCGCTCGACGAGGTCGTCATCGGCATGCCGCACCGCGGCAGGCTCAACGTGCTGGCCAACATCGTCGGCAAGCCCTACAGCCAGATCTTCACCGAGTTCGAGGGCAACCTCAACCCGAGCCAGGCCCACGGCTCGGGCGACGTGAAGTACCACCTCGGCGCCACCGGCACCTACATTCAGATGTTCGGCGAAAACGACATCGAGGTGTCGCTGACCGCCAACCCGAGCCACCTCGAGGCCGTCGACCCGGTGCTCGAAGGCCTGGTACGGGCCAAGCAGGATCTGCTGGATCCCGGCCAGGACGCCGACGTGTCCGGCGAGTACCCGGTAGTCCCGCTGATGTTGCACGGTGACGCGGCGTTCGCCGGCCAGGGCGTGGTCGCCGAGACGCTGAACCTGGCGCTGCTGGACGGTTACACCACCGGCGGCACGATCCACATCGTGGTCAACAACCAGATCGGGTTCACCACGGCACCAACGGATTCGCGCTCCAGCGAGTACTGCACCGACGTCGCCAAGATGATCGGCGCACCGATCTTCCACGTCAACGGCGACGACCCGGAGGCCTGCGCCTGGGTGGCGCGGCTGGCAGTCGACTTCCGTCAGGCGTTCAAGAAGGACGTCGTCATCGACATGCTGTGCTACCGCCGCCGCGGACACAACGAGGGCGACGATCCGTCGATGACCCAGCCGTACATGTACGACGTCATCGACACCAAGCGTGGCTCCCGCAAGGCCTACACCGAATCACTGATCGGCCGCGGCGATATCTCGATGAAAGAGGCCGAGGACGCCCTGCGCGACTACCAGGGTCAGCTGGAGCGGGTGTTCAACGAGGTCCGCGAGTTGGAGAAGCACGCGGCCGAGCCCAGCGAATCGGTCGAGTCCGACCAGCAGATCCCGCAACGCCTCGCGACCGCGGTGGACAAGTCGCTGCTCGCCCGCATCGGCGACGCGCATCTGGCCCTGCCGGACGGGTTCACCGTGCACCCGCGGGTCAAGCCGGTGCTCGAGAAGCGCCGCGAGATGGCCTACGAGGGCAAGGTCGACTGGGCGTTCGCCGAGTTGCTCGCACTCGGTTCGCTCATCGCGGACGGCAAGCTGATCCGGTTGTCGGGCCAGGACACCCAGCGCGGCACCTTCACCCAGCGCCACTCGGTGATCGTCGACCGCAAGACCGGCGAAGAGTTCACCCCGCTGCAACTGCTGGCCACCAACATCGACGGCACGCCGACCGGCGGCAAGTTCCTGGTCTACAACTCGGCGCTGTCCGAATACGCTGCAGTCGGTTTCGAGTACGGCTACTCGGTGGGCAACCCCGACGCAATGGTTTTGTGGGAGGCGCAGTTCGGCGACTTCGTCAACGGCGCTCAGTCGATCATCGACGAGTTCATCTCCTCCGGCGAGGCCAAGTGGGGCCAGCTCTCCGATGTTGTGCTGCTGTTGCCGCACGGCCACGAGGGCCAGGGTCCCGACCACACCTCGGGCCGTATCGAGCGCTTCCTGCAGCTGTGGGCCGAGGGTTCGATGACCATCTCGGTCCCGTCGACCCCGGCGAACTATTTCCACCTGTTGCGCCGGCACGGTATGGACGGCATCCAGCGCCCGCTGATCGTCTTCACCCCGAAGTCGATGCTGCGCAACAAGGCTGCGGTCAGCGACATCCGCGATTTCACCGAGCAGAAGTTCCGCTCGGTGCTCGAGGAGCCCGCCTACACCGACGGTGAGGGCGACCGCAGCAAGGTCACCCGGGTCCTGTTGTGCTGCGGCAAGATCTACTACGACCTTGCCGCCCGCAAGGCCAAGGACAACCGCGACGACGTCGCGATCGTGCGTCTCGAGCAGCTCGCCCCGCTGCCGCGGCGCCGGTTGGCCGAGACGCTGGACCGGTATCCGAATGCCACCGAGAAGTTCTGGGTGCAGGAGGAGCCGGCCAACCAGGGCGCCTGGCCGTCGCTCGGCCTGACGCTGCCCGAGGTGCTGCCGGACTACTTCACCCCGATGAAGCGCATCTCGCGGCGCGCGATGTCGGCTCCGTCTTCAGGGTCGTCAAAGGTGCACGCCGTCGAGCAGCAGGAGATCATCGACCTGGCGTTCGGCTAG